A DNA window from Massilia putida contains the following coding sequences:
- a CDS encoding fumarylacetoacetate hydrolase family protein, whose protein sequence is MTGFVITPPAVPALAVAGSDQVFPLRRVFCVGRNYAAHAREMGADPNREPPFFFTKPADAVVPASGTVPYPPATRELHHEVELVVALKGGGTDIAPDQTLDLVWGYGVGLDLTRRDMQAVAKKDGRPWDMAKGFDASAPCSPLVPVERTGHPQEARIWLEVNGQLKQEGNLNEMIWPVADVIAALSRLVALAPGDLIYTGTPAGVDALNPGDKVRGGVDGVTTFELGIGAGA, encoded by the coding sequence ATGACCGGCTTCGTCATTACGCCTCCCGCCGTCCCGGCCCTCGCCGTGGCCGGCTCCGACCAGGTTTTCCCGCTGCGCCGCGTGTTCTGCGTCGGCCGCAACTACGCCGCCCACGCGCGCGAGATGGGCGCCGATCCGAACCGCGAACCGCCGTTCTTCTTCACCAAGCCCGCCGACGCCGTCGTGCCGGCCAGCGGCACCGTGCCGTATCCGCCGGCCACGCGCGAGCTGCACCACGAGGTCGAACTGGTCGTCGCACTGAAAGGCGGCGGCACCGACATCGCGCCGGACCAGACCCTGGATCTCGTGTGGGGCTATGGCGTGGGCCTGGACCTGACGCGGCGCGATATGCAGGCCGTCGCCAAGAAGGATGGCCGCCCGTGGGACATGGCGAAAGGCTTCGACGCGTCCGCGCCGTGCAGCCCGCTGGTGCCCGTCGAACGCACCGGCCACCCGCAAGAGGCGCGCATCTGGCTCGAAGTGAACGGCCAGTTGAAACAGGAAGGCAATCTGAACGAGATGATCTGGCCCGTGGCGGACGTGATCGCCGCGCTGTCGCGCCTCGTCGCGCTGGCGCCGGGTGACCTGATCTACACGGGCACGCCGGCCGGCGTCGATGCGCTGAACCCCGGCGACAAGGTGCGCGGCGGCGTCGACGGCGTCACCACGTTCGAACTCGGGATCGGCGCGGGGGCATGA
- a CDS encoding sugar ABC transporter ATP-binding protein: protein MVDSKHPVLEVTGIHKAFPGVKALSDAGLRLFPGEVHTLMGQNGAGKSTLIKVLTGVYQPDAGSIVLEGRAIHPRSTQDAQNLGISTVYQEVNLCPNLSVAENIFIGRYPRRFGMVDWRSMRKEAAALLERLQIHVDVSKPLADYPLAIQQMVAIARALNTESRVLILDEPTSSLDEAEVQMLFSVLRRLREEGMAILFVTHFLDQTYAISDRITVMRNGEREGEYACADLSRLALVNKMIGAPADAEHAAGTATQGEANEHGDVFLRARGIARKGVLSPVDLEIRRGELLGLAGLLGSGRTETARLLFGADKADAGSFDIDGKQVSFSNPRDAIREGIGFCSEDRKHEGAILALSVRENLILALQARQGIFRAIPFKRQQQLALDYVKWLGIKTASIETPIGTLSGGNQQKVLLARWLATDPRLMILDEPTRGIDVRAKQEIMDYVSNLCRKGMSILFISSELPEVLRVSDRMVVMRDRKACGEYRRGELDETTVLHVIAGETA from the coding sequence ATGGTCGATTCGAAACATCCGGTGCTGGAAGTCACCGGCATCCATAAAGCCTTCCCCGGTGTGAAGGCGCTGTCCGACGCCGGACTGCGCCTGTTCCCCGGCGAAGTCCACACGCTGATGGGCCAGAACGGCGCGGGCAAGTCCACGCTGATCAAGGTCCTCACCGGCGTCTACCAGCCGGACGCCGGCAGTATCGTGCTGGAGGGCCGGGCCATCCACCCGCGCTCCACGCAGGATGCGCAGAACCTGGGCATCAGCACCGTCTACCAGGAAGTCAATCTGTGCCCGAACCTGTCGGTCGCGGAAAACATTTTCATCGGACGTTATCCGCGCCGTTTCGGCATGGTCGACTGGCGTTCGATGCGCAAAGAGGCCGCCGCGCTGCTGGAGCGCCTGCAGATCCACGTCGACGTCAGCAAGCCGCTCGCCGACTATCCGCTCGCGATCCAGCAGATGGTCGCCATCGCGCGCGCGCTGAACACGGAATCGCGCGTGCTGATCCTCGACGAGCCCACGTCCAGCCTGGACGAGGCGGAAGTGCAGATGCTGTTCTCGGTACTGCGCCGCCTGCGCGAAGAAGGGATGGCGATCCTGTTCGTCACGCACTTCCTCGACCAGACCTATGCGATCTCGGACCGCATCACGGTGATGCGCAACGGCGAGCGCGAAGGCGAGTACGCCTGCGCGGATCTGTCGCGCCTCGCGCTCGTCAACAAGATGATCGGCGCGCCGGCCGACGCGGAACACGCGGCCGGGACGGCGACGCAGGGCGAAGCCAACGAACACGGCGACGTCTTCCTGCGCGCCCGCGGCATCGCGCGCAAGGGCGTCTTGTCGCCGGTCGACCTGGAAATCCGCCGCGGCGAATTGCTGGGCCTTGCCGGCCTGCTGGGCTCCGGCCGCACGGAAACCGCGCGCCTGCTGTTCGGCGCGGACAAGGCGGACGCCGGCAGCTTCGACATCGACGGCAAGCAGGTCAGCTTCTCGAACCCGCGCGACGCGATTCGCGAGGGCATCGGCTTCTGCTCGGAAGACCGCAAGCACGAAGGCGCGATCCTCGCGCTGTCCGTGCGCGAAAACCTGATCCTCGCGCTGCAGGCGAGACAGGGCATCTTCCGCGCCATCCCCTTCAAGCGCCAGCAGCAGCTGGCGCTGGACTACGTCAAGTGGCTGGGCATCAAGACGGCCAGCATCGAGACGCCGATCGGCACGCTCTCCGGCGGCAACCAGCAGAAGGTCTTGCTGGCGCGCTGGCTCGCGACCGATCCGCGCCTGATGATTCTCGACGAACCGACGCGCGGCATCGACGTGCGCGCCAAGCAGGAAATCATGGATTACGTCAGCAACCTGTGCCGCAAAGGCATGTCCATCCTCTTCATCTCGTCCGAGCTGCCGGAAGTGTTGCGCGTGTCGGACCGCATGGTCGTCATGCGCGACCGCAAGGCGTGCGGCGAATACCGGCGCGGTGAGCTCGACGAGACCACCGTGCTGCACGTGATCGCGGGAGAGACGGCATGA
- a CDS encoding LysR family transcriptional regulator — MDTTNPNWFLKARLKTRQLLLLIALDDYRNIHRAADELHMTQPAASKQIKDLEEMLDVKLFERLPRGMEPTIYGETMIRHARMALTSLALAHDDIVTLKAGLTGQVEVGVIMTPAMALLPRAIARVKEEAPLLRIGVQLETSNLLLDKLQHGMLDFMIGRIFDTGDTSGLIYEELTEEPACAVVRPGHPLLERKDLTLTDIAPLPWIVPPHGSILRYRFDMMFRRAGLEPPANVVDTTAMLMITALLQQTDSLHVMPIEVAQYYASLNVMRILPIEIPCKMDAFGIIRHQDHLLSPGADLLLRAVRAAAKEIY, encoded by the coding sequence ATGGACACGACCAACCCGAACTGGTTTCTCAAGGCCCGCCTCAAGACGCGCCAGCTGCTGCTCTTGATCGCGCTCGACGACTACCGCAACATCCACCGCGCCGCGGATGAGCTGCACATGACGCAGCCGGCCGCCTCCAAGCAGATCAAGGACCTGGAGGAGATGCTGGACGTCAAGCTGTTCGAGCGCCTGCCGCGCGGCATGGAGCCGACGATCTACGGCGAGACGATGATCCGCCACGCGCGCATGGCGCTGACGAGCCTCGCGCTGGCGCACGACGACATCGTCACGCTCAAGGCGGGCCTCACGGGCCAGGTCGAGGTGGGCGTGATCATGACGCCCGCGATGGCGCTGCTGCCCCGGGCGATTGCCCGCGTGAAGGAAGAGGCCCCGCTGCTGCGCATCGGCGTGCAGCTGGAGACCAGTAACCTCCTGCTGGATAAGCTGCAGCACGGCATGCTGGACTTCATGATCGGCCGCATCTTCGACACGGGCGACACGTCCGGCCTGATCTACGAAGAGCTGACGGAAGAGCCGGCGTGCGCCGTCGTGCGTCCCGGCCATCCGCTGCTGGAACGGAAGGACCTGACGCTCACGGACATCGCGCCGCTGCCGTGGATCGTGCCGCCGCACGGCAGTATCCTGCGCTACCGTTTCGACATGATGTTCCGCCGCGCCGGCCTGGAACCGCCGGCGAACGTCGTCGACACGACGGCCATGTTGATGATCACGGCGCTGCTGCAGCAGACGGATTCGCTGCACGTGATGCCGATCGAGGTGGCGCAGTACTACGCGTCGCTGAACGTGATGCGCATCCTGCCGATCGAAATCCCGTGCAAGATGGACGCGTTCGGCATCATCCGCCACCAGGACCACCTGCTGTCGCCGGGCGCCGATCTGCTGCTGCGCGCGGTGCGGGCCGCGGCCAAGGAGATCTACTGA
- a CDS encoding ABC transporter substrate-binding protein — MTVTRRTLLGVAAAVACATAIPAFAAKPLTIGFSQVGAESEWRTANTASIKDAAKKAGVNLKFADAQQQQQNQVKAIRSFIAQRVDVIAFSPVVETGWETVLREAKNAKIPVILTDRAVKVSDPSLYVSFIGSDFVEEGRRAGRWLLDYDKKIGGKPLNIVELQGTTGAAPAIDRRTGFAEVIAENPKLKIIRSQTGDFTRAKGKEVMEAFLKSEGKNINVLFAHNDDMAIGAIQAIEEAGLKPGKDIIIISIDGVKGAFEAMKAGKLNVTVECNPLLGPTLIQTAQDVVAGKPVPKRIVVNEGVFPAEVAAKELPNRKY; from the coding sequence ATGACCGTCACCCGCAGAACCCTCCTGGGCGTTGCCGCCGCCGTCGCGTGCGCAACCGCCATCCCGGCATTTGCCGCTAAACCCCTCACGATCGGCTTCTCGCAGGTCGGCGCCGAAAGCGAGTGGCGCACCGCGAACACCGCCTCGATCAAGGACGCCGCCAAGAAGGCCGGCGTCAACCTGAAATTCGCCGACGCCCAGCAACAGCAGCAGAACCAGGTCAAGGCCATCCGTTCGTTCATCGCCCAGCGTGTCGACGTGATCGCGTTCTCGCCCGTCGTGGAAACCGGTTGGGAGACCGTGCTGCGCGAAGCGAAGAACGCAAAAATCCCCGTGATCCTGACCGATCGCGCCGTCAAGGTCAGCGATCCGTCGCTGTACGTCAGCTTCATCGGTTCCGACTTCGTGGAAGAAGGCCGCCGCGCCGGACGCTGGCTGCTCGACTACGACAAGAAGATCGGCGGCAAGCCGCTGAACATCGTCGAACTGCAGGGCACGACCGGTGCCGCGCCGGCGATCGACCGCAGGACCGGATTCGCCGAAGTCATCGCGGAGAATCCGAAGCTGAAGATCATCCGCTCGCAGACGGGCGACTTCACCCGCGCCAAGGGCAAGGAAGTCATGGAAGCGTTCCTGAAGTCCGAAGGCAAGAACATCAACGTGCTGTTCGCGCACAACGACGACATGGCCATCGGCGCGATCCAGGCCATCGAGGAAGCGGGCCTGAAGCCGGGCAAGGACATCATCATCATCTCGATCGACGGCGTGAAAGGCGCGTTCGAGGCCATGAAGGCCGGGAAGCTGAATGTCACGGTCGAGTGCAATCCGCTGCTCGGCCCGACCCTGATCCAGACCGCGCAGGACGTCGTGGCCGGCAAGCCGGTCCCCAAGCGCATCGTCGTGAACGAGGGGGTGTTCCCGGCTGAGGTGGCGGCGAAGGAACTCCCGAACCGCAAATACTGA
- a CDS encoding glycoside hydrolase family 43 protein translates to MLKPTLGAALVATAALAHAANPITSKIFTADPAALVDNGRVYLYVGRDEAPVGGKDYLMNEWRVFSSCDMQHWTAHPDGVPFSTFKWAARDAWASDITKRNGKYYLYVTVEHKTIPGKAIGVAVSDSPTGPFVDARGSALITNDMTHETEISWDDIDPAIFVDDDGQAYLYWGNTVMKYAKLKPNMTELDGPIHTVGLEAFTEASYLHKHAGKYYLSYSRKFPEETVYMTGPTATGPWSYGGVIMEQNTNVKTIHHAIVDFNGKSYIFYHNGKLPTGGEFRRSVAVEELHYGPDGKILPVAQTAEGPAANPSTACKR, encoded by the coding sequence ATGCTCAAACCCACGCTCGGCGCGGCCCTGGTCGCGACGGCGGCGCTCGCCCACGCCGCCAATCCCATCACCAGCAAGATCTTCACGGCCGATCCCGCGGCCCTCGTCGACAACGGCCGCGTGTACCTGTACGTCGGCCGCGACGAGGCGCCCGTCGGCGGCAAGGATTACCTGATGAACGAATGGCGTGTGTTTTCCAGCTGCGACATGCAGCACTGGACCGCGCACCCGGACGGCGTGCCGTTCTCCACGTTCAAATGGGCCGCCCGGGACGCGTGGGCCAGCGACATCACGAAGCGCAACGGCAAGTACTACCTGTACGTGACGGTCGAACACAAGACGATCCCCGGCAAGGCGATCGGCGTCGCGGTGTCGGACAGCCCGACGGGTCCGTTCGTCGACGCGCGCGGCTCGGCCCTGATCACGAACGACATGACGCACGAGACCGAGATCAGCTGGGACGACATCGACCCGGCGATCTTCGTCGACGACGACGGCCAGGCCTATCTGTACTGGGGCAACACGGTCATGAAGTACGCGAAGCTGAAGCCCAACATGACGGAGCTGGACGGCCCGATCCACACGGTGGGCCTGGAAGCGTTCACGGAAGCGTCGTACCTGCACAAGCACGCCGGCAAATACTACCTGTCGTACTCGCGCAAGTTCCCGGAAGAGACCGTATACATGACGGGCCCGACGGCCACCGGTCCGTGGTCGTACGGCGGCGTGATCATGGAGCAGAACACGAACGTGAAGACGATCCACCACGCGATCGTCGATTTCAACGGCAAGTCCTATATTTTTTATCACAACGGCAAGCTGCCGACGGGCGGCGAATTCCGCCGTTCGGTCGCCGTCGAGGAATTGCACTACGGTCCGGACGGCAAGATCCTGCCCGTGGCGCAGACGGCAGAAGGCCCCGCCGCGAATCCGTCCACTGCGTGCAAGCGATGA
- a CDS encoding ABC transporter permease → MLQHPLVRPLGALVALLLVDAFLVPGFFHLEVKEGHLYGAIIDILNRAAPLMLAALGMTLVIATRGIDISVGAVVALSGTVSAMLIGGDTPSTSMAVALAASLGVALLCGLWNGVLVAGIKLQPIVATLILMVAGRGLAQLLTDGQIVTVYYQPFFFLGGGYLAGLPFSLFVVTAVFAATLLLVKKTALGLFIQAVGINPVAARLAGLCTATLITFVYVFCSACAGLAGMLITSNIKSADANNAGLLLELDAILAVTLGGTSLAGGKFSLVGSMIGALIIQTLTYTIYSLGVPPEVNMVVKSIVVFVVCISQSSEFKNILRRSA, encoded by the coding sequence ATGCTGCAGCATCCGCTCGTGCGACCGCTCGGCGCGCTCGTCGCGCTGCTGCTCGTCGACGCATTCCTCGTGCCCGGCTTCTTCCACCTGGAAGTCAAGGAAGGGCACCTGTACGGCGCGATCATCGACATCCTCAACCGCGCGGCGCCGCTGATGCTGGCGGCGCTCGGCATGACCCTCGTCATCGCCACGCGCGGCATCGACATCTCGGTCGGCGCGGTCGTCGCGCTGTCCGGCACCGTGTCCGCGATGCTCATCGGCGGCGACACGCCGTCCACGTCGATGGCGGTCGCGCTGGCGGCCTCGCTGGGCGTCGCGCTGCTGTGCGGCCTGTGGAACGGCGTGCTCGTGGCCGGCATCAAGCTGCAGCCGATCGTCGCCACCTTGATCCTGATGGTCGCGGGGCGCGGCCTCGCGCAGCTGCTGACGGACGGCCAGATCGTCACCGTGTACTACCAGCCGTTCTTCTTCCTGGGCGGCGGTTATCTCGCCGGCCTGCCGTTCTCGCTGTTCGTCGTGACGGCCGTGTTCGCGGCGACGCTGCTGCTGGTGAAGAAGACGGCGCTCGGCCTGTTCATCCAGGCCGTCGGCATCAATCCGGTGGCGGCACGCCTCGCGGGCCTGTGCACGGCGACCCTGATCACCTTCGTGTACGTGTTCTGCAGCGCCTGCGCGGGCCTGGCCGGCATGCTGATCACGTCGAACATCAAGAGCGCGGACGCGAACAACGCCGGCCTGCTGCTGGAGCTGGACGCGATCCTCGCCGTCACGCTCGGCGGCACGTCGCTGGCCGGCGGTAAATTCAGCCTGGTGGGCAGCATGATCGGCGCGCTGATCATCCAGACGCTCACCTACACGATCTACTCGCTGGGCGTGCCGCCCGAAGTGAACATGGTCGTCAAGTCCATTGTCGTCTTCGTCGTCTGCATCTCGCAGTCGAGCGAATTCAAGAACATCCTGCGGAGGTCCGCATGA
- a CDS encoding glycoside hydrolase family 127 protein, with amino-acid sequence MTLTRIAALLFTLGATCAQAADLFPLQDVRLGPSPFLDAQTTDLNYLMAMEPDRLLAPFLREAGLTPKQPSYGNWESSGLDGHMGGHYLSALALMVASTGDAEVKKRLDYFVAELKRAQQANKDDEMRGYVGGVPGGRAAWRDVAAGKLHADNFSVNGKWVPWYNLHKIYAGLRDAYRYAGNEDAKAMLIAMADWALRLTSHLTDEQMQQMLKAEHGGMNEVLADVAQMTGDSRYMDLALKFSHQAILQPLEKHEDKLTGLHANTQIPKVIGFKRIGELTGRKDMADAAAFFWQTVVGHRTVAIGGNSVREHFHDDKDFSPMIDEVEGPETCNTYNMLKLTEMLFETSDKASYADYYERALYNHILASEHPGTGGFVYFTPMRPNHYRVYSQVDQAMWCCVGSGIESHAKYGEFIYAHEGDVLFVNLFIPSTLNWREKNVKITQANNFPDQASTRITIDGDAKFALKIRYPAWVAPGKLALKVNGKLVKVDAKPGGYVSVDRAWKKGDRVDVSLPMSMRLEQMPDKSNYYAVLYGPVVLAAKTNPFPTEHLNFLADDSRMGHSPSGQVCPLEAAPTFVSDSKDFTRRFKPVKGKALTFTAPGVVQGGAGASTEFIPFFRLHDSRYMIYWQQSTPAEFARVRQENAEKEAERLALDAQTIDQVAPGEQQPESDHGFQGEGADAGLNGGRHWRHASKWFSYQLNDPKHEAKALRLTFARADAGRKFDIVVAGQRIAEVELPSGEAQEFYTRDFALPPALVQGANGKLEVKFVAKEGSMAGGLYGLRLLR; translated from the coding sequence ATGACACTGACCCGCATCGCCGCGCTGTTGTTCACCCTGGGCGCGACGTGCGCCCAGGCCGCCGATCTGTTCCCGCTGCAGGACGTGCGCCTGGGCCCGAGCCCCTTCCTCGACGCCCAGACGACGGACCTGAACTACCTGATGGCGATGGAGCCGGACCGCCTGCTGGCGCCGTTCCTGCGCGAAGCGGGGCTCACGCCGAAGCAGCCCAGCTACGGCAACTGGGAATCGTCGGGCCTCGACGGCCACATGGGCGGGCACTACCTGTCGGCGCTGGCGTTGATGGTTGCGTCGACCGGCGATGCGGAGGTCAAGAAGCGTCTCGACTACTTCGTCGCGGAGCTGAAGCGCGCGCAGCAGGCCAACAAGGACGATGAGATGCGCGGCTATGTGGGCGGCGTGCCCGGCGGCCGCGCCGCGTGGCGCGACGTCGCCGCGGGCAAGCTCCATGCCGACAATTTTTCCGTCAACGGCAAATGGGTCCCGTGGTACAACCTGCACAAGATCTACGCGGGCCTGCGCGACGCCTACCGCTATGCCGGCAACGAGGATGCGAAGGCGATGCTGATTGCCATGGCCGACTGGGCGCTGCGCCTGACGAGCCATTTGACGGACGAGCAGATGCAGCAGATGCTGAAGGCCGAACATGGCGGCATGAACGAGGTGCTGGCCGACGTCGCCCAGATGACCGGGGACTCGCGTTACATGGACCTCGCGCTGAAGTTCTCGCACCAGGCCATCCTGCAGCCGCTCGAAAAGCACGAGGACAAGCTCACGGGCCTGCACGCCAACACCCAGATCCCGAAGGTCATCGGCTTCAAGCGCATCGGCGAACTCACGGGCCGCAAGGACATGGCGGACGCCGCCGCGTTCTTCTGGCAGACCGTCGTCGGCCACCGCACGGTGGCCATCGGCGGCAACAGCGTCAGGGAGCACTTCCATGACGACAAGGACTTCAGCCCGATGATCGACGAGGTCGAGGGGCCGGAAACCTGCAACACGTATAACATGCTGAAGCTGACGGAGATGCTGTTCGAGACGTCGGACAAGGCCAGCTACGCGGACTATTACGAGCGCGCGCTGTACAACCACATCCTCGCCTCCGAACATCCTGGCACGGGCGGCTTCGTCTACTTCACGCCGATGCGTCCGAATCACTACCGCGTGTATTCACAGGTGGACCAGGCCATGTGGTGCTGCGTCGGCTCCGGCATCGAGAGCCATGCCAAATATGGCGAATTCATCTACGCGCACGAAGGCGATGTCTTGTTCGTCAACCTGTTCATTCCGTCCACCCTCAACTGGCGCGAGAAGAACGTCAAGATCACGCAGGCGAACAACTTCCCGGACCAGGCCAGCACGCGCATCACCATCGACGGCGATGCAAAGTTCGCGCTGAAGATCCGCTATCCGGCCTGGGTCGCGCCGGGCAAGCTCGCGCTGAAGGTGAACGGCAAACTCGTCAAGGTCGATGCGAAGCCGGGCGGCTACGTCAGCGTCGATCGCGCGTGGAAAAAGGGCGACCGCGTCGACGTGAGCCTGCCGATGTCGATGCGCCTGGAGCAGATGCCGGACAAGTCGAATTACTACGCGGTGCTGTACGGCCCCGTCGTGCTGGCGGCGAAGACGAACCCGTTCCCGACCGAGCACCTGAACTTCCTCGCGGACGATTCGCGCATGGGCCACAGCCCGTCCGGCCAGGTCTGCCCACTGGAGGCGGCGCCGACCTTCGTCTCGGACAGCAAGGATTTCACGCGCCGCTTCAAGCCCGTGAAGGGCAAGGCGCTGACGTTCACGGCACCCGGCGTCGTGCAGGGCGGCGCGGGGGCGTCGACGGAGTTCATTCCGTTCTTCCGCCTGCACGACTCGCGCTACATGATCTACTGGCAGCAGAGCACCCCGGCCGAATTCGCGCGCGTGAGGCAGGAGAACGCGGAGAAGGAAGCCGAGCGCCTGGCGCTGGACGCGCAGACCATCGACCAGGTGGCGCCGGGCGAACAGCAGCCGGAATCGGACCACGGCTTCCAGGGCGAGGGCGCGGACGCGGGCCTCAACGGTGGCCGCCACTGGCGCCATGCGAGCAAGTGGTTCAGCTACCAGCTCAACGACCCGAAGCACGAGGCGAAGGCGTTGCGCCTGACGTTCGCGCGCGCGGACGCGGGCCGCAAGTTCGACATCGTCGTGGCGGGCCAGCGCATCGCGGAAGTCGAACTGCCGTCCGGCGAGGCGCAGGAATTCTATACGCGCGACTTCGCGCTGCCGCCCGCGCTGGTGCAGGGTGCGAACGGCAAGCTGGAAGTGAAGTTCGTCGCGAAGGAAGGGTCCATGGCGGGCGGATTGTACGGACTCCGGCTGTTGCGTTGA
- the yjfF gene encoding galactofuranose ABC transporter, permease protein YjfF, whose product MSAVATGTRGVTSAPWFTSLVTVVLLVAMLGIGGSVYPGFLSLQVIFNLLIDNAFLLVIAVGMGFVILSGGIDLSVGSVLALSTMISAWLLQHAHWPPAAVILLVLLLGACFGGAMGTIIHLFKLQPFIVTLAGMFLARGLCYLISVESITIDDPVFTAMSQTQVPILGGFLSPGAIIALVVLLVAIWLAHFTAFGRAVYAVGGNEQSAAMMGLNVGRTKVLVYALSGFCASLGGVLFAFYMLSGYGLHGQGTELDAIAAVVIGGTLLTGGYGYIAGALSGVLVLGAIQTLIAFDGTLSSWWTKIVIGALLFVFCVVQRVMGGRSKQ is encoded by the coding sequence ATGAGCGCGGTCGCAACTGGTACCCGCGGCGTGACGAGTGCGCCGTGGTTTACGTCCCTGGTCACCGTGGTCCTGCTGGTGGCGATGCTGGGCATCGGCGGGTCGGTGTACCCGGGCTTCCTGTCGCTGCAGGTGATCTTCAACCTCCTGATCGACAACGCGTTCCTGCTCGTGATCGCGGTGGGCATGGGCTTCGTGATCCTCTCGGGCGGCATCGACCTGTCGGTCGGCTCCGTGCTGGCGCTGTCGACGATGATCTCGGCCTGGCTGCTGCAGCACGCGCATTGGCCGCCGGCCGCCGTCATCCTGCTCGTGCTGCTGCTGGGCGCGTGCTTCGGCGGCGCGATGGGCACGATCATCCACCTGTTCAAGCTGCAGCCGTTCATCGTCACCTTGGCCGGCATGTTCCTGGCGCGCGGCCTGTGCTACCTGATCAGCGTCGAATCGATCACGATCGACGATCCGGTGTTCACGGCGATGTCGCAGACCCAGGTGCCGATCCTGGGCGGCTTCCTGTCGCCGGGCGCGATCATCGCCCTCGTCGTGCTGCTGGTCGCCATCTGGCTCGCGCACTTCACCGCGTTCGGCCGCGCCGTGTACGCCGTCGGCGGCAACGAGCAGTCGGCCGCGATGATGGGCCTGAACGTGGGCCGCACGAAGGTCCTCGTGTACGCGCTGTCGGGCTTCTGCGCATCGCTGGGCGGCGTGCTGTTCGCCTTCTACATGTTGTCCGGCTACGGCCTGCACGGGCAGGGCACGGAACTCGACGCCATCGCGGCCGTCGTCATCGGCGGCACGCTGCTCACGGGCGGCTACGGCTATATCGCGGGCGCGCTGTCGGGCGTGCTGGTGCTGGGCGCCATCCAGACGCTGATCGCCTTCGACGGCACGCTCAGCTCGTGGTGGACCAAGATCGTCATCGGAGCGCTGCTGTTCGTCTTCTGCGTCGTGCAGAGGGTGATGGGTGGGCGTTCGAAACAATAA
- a CDS encoding 2-hydroxyacid dehydrogenase, with amino-acid sequence MRVVLQIGEFAPEIQARLDTEFRCVNLADLEREPGLAIAVSAIVTRSNQDVPEDVVRRLPALEIIATCGVGYDLIPRALAASRGIVVTNTPGVLNAAVAELCIGSLLALLRRLPQADRFVREGRWTAAGFPLATSLAGKHVGIVGMGRIGKEIACRLEMFGVALAYHGRTDQQLAWRYEADLPALARDSDILVVVAPGGADTRHLIDARVLDALGPDGYLVNVARGSLVDEQALLAALERGGIAGAALDVFDNEPDIDPRFFALPNVLLTPHLGSATHETRAAMAQLMLDNVRSWFRSGRALTPVEPD; translated from the coding sequence ATGAGGGTCGTCCTGCAGATCGGCGAATTCGCACCCGAGATCCAGGCCCGGCTCGACACCGAATTCCGCTGCGTGAACCTGGCCGATCTCGAACGCGAGCCCGGCCTGGCGATTGCCGTGAGCGCCATCGTCACGCGCAGCAACCAGGACGTGCCGGAAGACGTCGTGCGGCGCCTGCCGGCCCTGGAGATCATCGCCACGTGCGGCGTCGGCTACGACCTGATCCCGCGCGCGCTGGCGGCAAGCCGCGGCATCGTCGTCACGAACACGCCGGGCGTGCTGAACGCGGCCGTGGCCGAGCTGTGCATCGGCTCTCTGCTGGCGCTGTTGCGCCGCCTGCCGCAGGCCGACCGCTTCGTGCGCGAAGGCCGCTGGACGGCAGCGGGCTTCCCGCTGGCGACGAGCCTCGCGGGCAAGCACGTGGGCATCGTCGGCATGGGCCGCATCGGCAAGGAGATCGCGTGCAGGCTGGAGATGTTCGGCGTCGCGCTCGCGTACCACGGGCGTACCGACCAGCAGCTGGCGTGGCGTTACGAGGCCGACCTGCCGGCCCTCGCGCGCGACTCCGACATCCTCGTCGTCGTGGCGCCCGGCGGCGCGGACACGCGGCACCTGATCGACGCGCGCGTGCTCGATGCGCTGGGACCCGACGGCTACCTCGTGAACGTGGCGCGTGGCTCGCTCGTCGACGAGCAGGCGCTGCTCGCGGCGCTGGAGCGGGGCGGCATCGCCGGCGCGGCGCTGGACGTGTTCGATAACGAGCCGGACATCGACCCGCGCTTCTTTGCGCTTCCCAACGTGCTGCTCACGCCGCACCTGGGCAGCGCCACGCACGAGACGCGCGCGGCGATGGCGCAGCTCATGCTGGACAATGTGCGCAGCTGGTTCCGCAGCGGCAGGGCGCTGACGCCGGTCGAGCCGGACTGA